A part of Kryptolebias marmoratus isolate JLee-2015 linkage group LG8, ASM164957v2, whole genome shotgun sequence genomic DNA contains:
- the zgc:158263 gene encoding ceramide kinase family protein — METDLRLESSLWVGNKRYLAVLTGWHFKWTETDKKNRDKKTVSVPVAEVVGVEEGRVEILPRKSVEDTDKDFTVFYVKRSSTRNSYGLLWRLGRTQFSCPSRVLRDQWTKQLKTAVKTHSPLRPHRLLVFINPYGGKKKGRQLYHSLVAPLFELADISSHVIVTERANQARDHLLKKDLTGFDGVVCVGGDGMFSEILHGVIGRTQQEAGVCENNPAVTLQPCPLHIGIIPAGSTDCVCYATGGVIDPVTSALHIIVGDSQPLDVCSVHYGSGLVRYSVSLVGYGFYGDVLSESEKHRWMGPVRYDYSGTLVYLSNRSYAGTVHYLPADPLLSSPRDKTRCLSGCGVCARSTERLFPNSSDSGSLYSSYSGQLSTESEGEWVTVEGRFKCVSLTCMSSSCARSPLGLSPSAHLADGTGDLILVWNTHPLSFLKFLHRHTNSQDRFDFPFVEVHRVKAVRFCLAGATEEGEHEEFGSLSAAADGGASGCVDAGGRNGSQPHLEQMRNEEKTVTPFMCCLCCRKAPDVSVWNCDGEILPFTNISCKIHGQLVRLYARGIEDIASIRSCSQETGDCCGT, encoded by the exons ATGGAGACGGACCTGAGACTGGAGTCGAGTCTGTGGGTCGGAAACAAGAGATACCTGGCTGTCCTGACAGGCTGGCATTTCAAATGGACCGAGACAGACAAGAAGAATCGGGACAAGAAAACAG TTTCAGTGCCTGTGGCCGAGGTGGTTGGAGTGGAGGAAGGCCGAGTGGAGATCCTGCCTCGCAAGTCCGTGGAAGATACAGACAAAGACTTTACAG ttttctaTGTGAAGCGTAGCAGCACCAGGAACTCCTATGGGTTGCTCTGGAGACTGGGCCGGACCCAGTTCAGCTGTCCCAGTCGGGTCCTAAGAGACCAGTGGACAAAACAGCTAAAGACCGCTGTCAAAACACACA GTCCCTTGCGACCACATAGGCTGTTGGTGTTCATCAATCCGtatggaggaaaaaagaaaggaagacaGCTCTATCATTCTCTGGTAGCCCCTCTGTTTGAGCTGGCTGATATAAGCTCACATGTAATAG TGACTGAACGGGCAAACCAGGCCAGAGATCACCTCCTTAAGAAAGATCTGACAGGCTTTGATGG tgtggtgtgtgtgggtggagaTGGCATGTTCAGTGAAATACTCCATGGTGTGATTGGGCGCACGCAGCAAGAGGCAGGCGTTTGTGAGAACAATCCTGCTGTCACTTTGCAGCCGTGTCCACTTCATATTGGCATCATCCCTGCAG GTTCCACAGACTGCGTGTGCTATGCCACAGGGGGAGTGATCGACCCTGTAACTTCAGCTTTGCACATTATCGTTG GAGACTCTCAGCCTTTAGATGTGTGTTCAGTCCATTATGGCTCTGGGTTGGTGCGCTACTCGGTGTCTCTGGTGGGCTATGGCTTCTATGGAGATGTACTGTCGGAGAGTGAAAAACACCGCTGGATGGGACCTGTTAGATATGACTACTCAG gtACACTGGTGTATCTGAGCAACAGGAGCTACGCAGGAACAGTTCATTATCTGCCAGCAGACCCACTGCTCTCCAGCCCCAGAGACAAAACACGCTGCCTCTCAGG GTGTGGGGTGTGCGCCAGAAGCACCGAAAGACTTTTCCCCAACTCTTCAGATTCGGGCTCCCTGTACAGCTCCTACTCCGGACAGCTCAGTACTGAATCAGAGG GTGAGTGGGTGACTGTGGAGGGCAGGTTCAAGTGTGTGTCTCTCACATGTATGTCCAGCTCATGTGCCAGAAGTCCTCTGGGCCTCTCACCCTCTGCCCACCTGGCAGACGGAACAGGAGACCTCATCCTGGTCTGGAACACTCACCCCCTGAGCTTTCTCAAGTTCCTTCACAGGCACACAAACTCTCAGGACCGG TTTGACTTTCCGTTTGTGGAGGTCCATCGTGTGAAGGCGGTGCGTTTCTGTCTGGCAGGAGCCACCGAGGAAGGAGAACATGAAGAATTTGGAAGCCTTAGCGCTGCGGCGGATGGAGGAGCAAGTGGCTGCGTGGATGCCGGAGGCAGAAACGGGTCTCAGCCTCACCTGGAGCAAATGAGAAATGAGGAGAAAACAGTGACTCCGTTCATGTGCTGTCTGTGCTGCAGAAAAGCTCCTGATGTGTCAGTCTGGAACTGCGACGGAGAGATTCTGCCTTTCACTAACATCTCCTGCAA GATTCACGGCCAGTTGGTGCGTCTGTACGCCCGAGGCATTGAGGACATAGCTTCCATCAGGAGCTGCAGTCAGGAGACGGGCGACTGCTGTGGAACATGA
- the LOC108244581 gene encoding glucose-6-phosphate 1-dehydrogenase, which translates to MAAKSHFNFCKAPGCVSCSWWGIEWSLSGAEPERIVQKMSTEPLTHSEVFGQLRRELYGEDRSCPSSTHIFIILGASGDLAKKKIYPTLWWLFKDALLPDDIHFVGFARSNLTVEGIKAACLPYMKVTDEDRKSLSAFFSKNSYLSGRYDDGSSFDRLNSHLSSLPGGASANRLFYLALPPTVYRHVSTNIRNHCMSRRGWNRLIVEKPFGRDLQSSQELSGHLSALFTEDQIYRIDHYLGKEMVQNLMVLRFGNRIFGPIWNRNSVACVVITFKEPFGTQGRGGYFNDFGIIRDVMQNHLLQILCLVAMEKPASTSPDDVRDEKMKVLKCIAPVAMSDVVLGQYDGDPDGEGHSKQGYLDDPTVPKGSCTPTFATAVLYVQNERWDGVPFVLRCGKALNERKAEVRLQFTDVPGGIFGERCQRNELVVRVQPDEAIYLKMMTKRPGVHFCPEETELDFTYKSRYKNVKLPDAYERLILDVFCGNQMHFVRSDELREAWRIFTPLLHQLEGEKRPPIPYTYGSRGPSEADDLMKKVGFQYEGTYKWVQPNST; encoded by the exons ATGGCAGCAAAGAGTCACTTTAATTTCTGCAAGGCACCAGGATGTGTGTCCTGTAGCTGGTGGGGAATCGAGTGGTCACTGTCAGGGGCAGAGCCAGAACGGATTGTCCAGAAGATGAGCACCGAGCCTTTGACTCATTCGGAGGTTTTTGGACAGCTCAGGAGGGAGCTCTACGGAGAGGATCGGTCCTGTCCCTCCAGCACGCACATATTCATCATCCTGGGAGCTTCT GGAGATCttgctaaaaagaaaatctatccAACTTTAtg GTGGTTATTCAAAGATGCCCTGCTCCCAGATGATATACACTTTGTGGGTTTTGCCCGGTCCAACCTGACTGTGGAGGGCATTAAGGCAGCATGCCTGCCTTACATGAAG GTCACAGATGAGGACAGGAAGAGTCTATCAGCTTTCTTCAGTAAGAACTCGTATCTGAGTGGCCGGTATGATGACGGCAGCTCCTTCGACCGACTCAACAGCCACCTGTCATCTCTGCCAGGAGGAGCAAGCGCCAACCGACTCTTCTACCTGGCACTGCCGCCCACTGTCTACCGCCATGTCAGCACAAACATCAGAAACCACTGCATGAGCCGCAG AGGGTGGAACCGGTTAATTGTCGAGAAGCCATTTGGCCGGGACCTCCAGAGCTCACAGGAGCTGTCGGGACACCTGTCTGCACTGTTCACAGAGGACCAGATCTATCGGATAGATCACTACCTGGGAAAAGAGATGGTCCAGAACCTCATGGTGCTTAG GTTTGGAAACAGGATTTTCGGACCCATCTGGAACAGGAACAGTGTGGCCTGTGTGGTCATCACCTTTAAGGAACCCTTTGGTACTCAGGGACGTGGAGGATACTTCAATGACTTTGGTATAATTCG AGATGTCATGCAGAACCATCTGCTCCAGATACTCTGTTTGGTTGCAATGGAAAAACCCGCCTCCACCAGTCCAGACGATGTGAGGGATGAGAAG ATGAAAGTATTGAAGTGCATAGCACCTGTTGCTATGTCAGATGTGGTGCTTGGTCAATATGATGGAGATCCTGATGGGGAAGGCCACTCAAAGCAGGGTTACCTTGATGATCCTACCGTACCAAAAGGCTCCTGCACACCAACCTTTGCCACTGCAGTGCTTTATGTTCAGAATGAAAGATGGGATG GAGTTCCTTTCGTTCTGCGCTGCGGTAAAGCTCTGAATGAGCGGAAAGCAGAAGTGCGTCTGCAGTTCACAGATGTGCCGGGGGGCATCTTCGGTGAACGCTGTCAAAGGAACGAGTTGGTGGTGCGGGTTCAGCCAGATGAAGCCATTTACCTGAAGATGATGACCAAGAGGCCAGGGGTTCACTTCTGCCCAGAGGAGACTGAGCTTGACTTTACCTACAAGAGCAGATACAAG AATGTGAAGCTTCCAGATGCTTATGAAAGACTGATACTGGATGTCTTCTGTGGAAATCAAATGCACTTTGTCCGCAG TGATGAGTTGCGAGAAGCCTGGAGAATCTTCACCCCTCTCCTTCACCAATTAGAGGGAGAAAAGAGACCCCCTATTCCTTACACATATGGAAG TCGTGGTCCGAGTGAAGCAGACGATCTTATGAAGAAAGTGGGATTCCAGTATGAGGGAACATACAAGTGGGTGCAGCCCAACTCCACCTGA
- the naa10 gene encoding N-alpha-acetyltransferase 10: MNIRNARPEDLMNMQHCNLLCLPENYQMKYYFYHGLSWPQLSYIAEDENGKIVGYVLAKMEEDPDDVPHGHITSLAVKRSHRRLGLAQKLMDQASRAMIENFNAKYVSLHVRKSNRAALHLYSNTLKFQISEVEPKYYADGEDAYAMKRDLAHMADELRKPGVRVSSQEAPSGQSPSGSGDQERESERDSGGESKELSEVSEATESTDVKDSSSDSQ; this comes from the exons ATGAATATACGAAACGCGAGG CCGGAGGACCTCATGAACATGCAGCACTGTAACTTGCTATGTCTTCCAGAAAACTACCAAATGAAATACTACTTTTATCACGGATTGTCCTGGCCTCAG CTTTCATACATAGCTGAAGATGAAAATGGGAAAATTGTGGGATATGTCCTGGCAAAGAT ggaggAGGACCCAGACGATGTGCCTCATGGACATATCACATCACTG GCAGTAAAGCGATCCCACAGACGTCTTGGTCTGGCCCAGAAGCTGATGGACCAGGCCAGCCGGGCCATGATTGAAAACTTCAATGCTAAATATGTCTCACTTCACGTTCGCAAAAG CAACCGAGCGGCTCTGCATCTCTACTCAAACACACTCAAGTTCca GATTAGTGAAGTAGAGCCGAAGTATTATGCAGATGGAGAGGATGCCTACGCCATGAAGAGAGACCTGGCACATATGGCTGACGAG ctgaggAAACCTGGAGTCCGCGTCTCGAGTCAAGAGGCCCCGTCTGGCCAGAGCCCATCGGGCTCCGGAGATCAGGAGAGAGAAAGCGAGAGGGACAGCGGAGGAGAGAGCAAAGAGCTGAGTGAAGTCAGCGAGGCGACAGAAAGCACAGACGTTAAAGATTCTTCATCCGATTCACAATGA